The genomic window CGAATCTGAGCCGTCCGCTGCTGCTGATCCACGGGCTGGCCGACGACAACGTGTTCGTCGCCAACACCCTGCGGCTGTCCACCGCGCTGCTGGCGGCCGGACGGCCGCACGAGGTGCTGCCGCTCAGCGGGGTGAGCCACTCCGGGCTCGCCTCGCCGCTCTACCCGCAGCTGCTCGGGCACCAGCTGGAGTTCCTCCAGCGGCACCTGGGCCTGGGCTGAGGCTCCGCGCGCTTTGGTCTTGCCCTACGGCTGGACGTCGCTGCGCCCGGAGACCCAGGCGATCGCGTCGTGCACCCCGCGCGCGTACTCGCGCACCTCGGCGTCCAGTCGCAGGTCCAGGTGGCGCACCTGGGCGGCCTGCTGCTCGGCGCCGAGCTGCGCCGGGCAGGGGCCCTCGGGTCCGCTGGCGACACTCGCGGTGACCGGGGCGAGCCGGCCTCGGCCGAGCGCCCAGCGGTAGCCGTCCAGGGCCCCCTCGCGGGCGTGCGAGGGTTCGAAGGGGGTGTCGCCGATGTACTCCAGGCGCGCGAGCGCGCTCTCAACCTGCTCCCGGGAACGCGCCCCGACTCGGGACGTCACATCGTGGCTGGTCATGACCGCAGACTAAGCACGCCGCCGTGGCCGGGGCGCCTTCGAGGGGGCCAAGGGGGCGAACACCCGCGAAGACCCTTCACGAAGTTCGTACCGATTCATCCCCTCTCGGAGGTGCGCGGAGGGCCACTTCGGTTCCACACTCGTGAGAGCAGGGCCATCCGGCCGACCACGCCCCGAACAACGGAGGCATTCATGTCCGAGCCCATCGACAGCGAGTCGCCCACCCCTGACCGCCTGCTGCACACCGGAGCCGAGCGCCCGATCGACCCGGTGGACCTGGTGATGGCCTCCGGCCAGGACCCGACCCCGGCGCTGATCGAGAAGGCGCGCCAGGCCATCGCACGGGACGGCGCGGCCGCCGTCGAGCGCGTGCTCCCCTGACGCCGAACGGGCGCCGTCACCTCGCGACGCCGCCGCTTCCGGGCCTGGCCCGGGAGCGGCGGCGTCGGCGTGCGCGGGCCAGGCCCGATGGCCCGCCCGACAGCGCTGCGAACACGAACGGCCCGGACCGCCCAGCACCCGTGGGTGCACGATTGTCGCAGGCTTGTGACAGATCCCGCTCGCCGATTGGTCCGATTTACTCATTTTTAGTGCTTAGGCTTCAGTGCATGTCTTCGTCGCACTCGGGCTCGTTCGTCCACAAGACCAAGCTCACCGCCACCTTCCTCGGTGTCAGTGTGGTGGCCGGCGCACTCACCGCGGGGCTCGCGCTGCCCGCCGTCGGTGGGCTCGGGCTGGGCGCCAAAAGCGCCGTGGGGGACTTCAACAGCCTGCCCGACGACTTCACCACACCCCCGCTCAGCCAGGCGTCGACGATCTACGACGCCAACGGCGGGGTGATCGCCACCGTCTTCGACCGCGACCGCACCGTGGTCCCCAGCGACCAGATATCCCCGCTGATGAAGTCGGCGCTGGTGGACATCGAGGACAACCGCTTCTACCAGCACGGCGCGATCGACGTGAAGGGTGTGCTGCGCGCACTGAGCAGCAACGCCTCGGGCGGCGGCACCCAGGGCGCCTCCACGCTCACCCAGCAGTACGTGAAGAACGTCTTCGTCGAGGAGGCCGGCAACGACTCGGCGGCCGTCCAGGCGGCGCAGGCGCAGGACGTGGGCCGCAAGGTCAAGGAGATGAAGTACGCGATCAAGGTCGAGCAGACCCTGACCAAGGACCAGATCCTGACCAACTACCTCAACATCACCTTCTTCGGTGAGCAGGCCTACGGGATCCAGGCCGCCTCCCAGCGCTACTTCGGCGTCGACGCCAAGGACCTCAGCCTGCCGCAGGCCGCACTGCTGGCCGGCCTGGTGCAGTCCCCCTCCGGGTACGACCCGATCGTCAACCCGAAGGCCGCCAAGGAGCGCCGGGACACCGTCCTGAAGAAGATGGCGCAGTACGGCACGATCACCCAGGCCCAGGCCGACCAGGCGATCGCCACCCCGGTCACGCTGAACGTCAACAAGCCGAACCAGGGCTGCATCACCGCCCAGCAGGGCGAGGGCTTCTTCTGCGACTACGTGAAGAACCAGGTGCTCAACGACCCGGCGTTCGGTGCCAGCTCGGCCGACCGGGCGGCGCTCTGGAAGCGCGGCGGCCTGCAGATCCACACCACCCTGGATCCCACGGCCCAGACCGCCCTGCAGAAGTCGGTCACCGGCCACGTGTACGCCACCGACAAGGCGGCGACCGCGATGACCATCGTGCAGCCGGGCACCGGGAAGATCATCGCGATGGGCCAGAGCCGCCCGTACGGGGTGAACGCCAACCAGACGCAGATCAACTACAACGTCACCAAGTCGATGGGCGGCGGCATCGGGTTCCCGACCGGCTCGACCTTCAAGCCGATCGTGGCGGCGGCGGCGCTGGAGAACGGGATCAACCCCTCGCAGTCCTACCCCTCGCCGTACAGCATGGCCTGGCCGAAGATGAAGGACTGCCAGGGCCAGGGCTTCCGCCCCGCCCAGGTGCACAACGACGCCACCTCGCTGGTCGGCCCCTTCACCATGGCGCCGGCCATGGCGCAGTCGGTGAACACCTACTTCGCCTCGCTGGAGGCGGACGCCGGGCTGTGCAACGTGGCGCAGATGACCAACAAGCTCGGGATCACCCAGCAGGCCGGCAACGAGCCGCTGCAGGTGGTGCCGGCGATGGCGCTGGGCAGCAACGACCTGACCCCGCTGGAGATGGCGAACGTCTACGCGACCTTCGCCGCGCACGGCACGTACTGCACGCCGACCGCGATAGCCAGCGTCACCGGCCCCGACGGCAAGCCGCTGAACGTGCCGCAGAGCCAGTGCAGCCAGGCGATGTCGGCCACCACCGCGGACGAGATCACCACGATGCTCAAGGGCGTGGTGCAGGACGGCACCGGCAGCCCGGCCGGCCTCACCGACCGGGACAGCGCCGGCAAGACCGGCACCACCAACGACAGCGAGCAGGTCTGGTTCGTCGGCTACACGCCGGAGCTGGCGGGCGCCACGGTGGTCACCGACACCGACAACCCGACCTCGCTGGACGGACAGCGGATCGGCGGCAAGTACGTCGACCAGGCCTTCGGCGGCACGCTGTCCGGGCCGATCTGGCGGGACGCGATGAGCGGCGCACTGCAGAACACCCCGCCGTCCTCGCTCGCCTCGGTGCCGCTGCCGTAGGCGGTACCGCCGCAGGCGATGCCACGGCCCGGGCCCGGCGGTCATTCCGCCGGGCCCGGGCCGTTTCCGTTCAGCCGCCTCCGTTCGGCCGGCTCAGTCCGCGAGCAGCTCGGTCACCGGGCCGGTGGTGCGCACCCCGCCCGCGGCCAGCTGCCGGCGCAGCACGGCGCGCAGCTGGGCCAGTCCGGCCGGGCGCAGGCCGGAGAGCATCAGGTGGCAGCCGTGGCCGTCGCGGTCGGTGATCCTCAGCACCGGGCCACCGCGGGTCCGCGGCAGGGCACGTGCCTCGGCCAGCCGGTCGAGCGCGACGGTCTTCCAGACGACGAAGAGCCGCACTACCAGGCGATCGCCGTCCAGCGCCAGCAGCACCCTGGTCCGCACCAGGACGAGCAGCGCGACCGCCACCCCGAAAGCGAGGCAGATGCCCCGGCCCGCCGACGCCCGGACGAACACGGCCACCAGCCCGGCGACGGCCAAGGGGATCACCGCGGCCCACTGCCACCGGCCGGAGGGCGTCAGAGCGATGGCGCCGGCGCTGATCGGCGGGCGGCGCAGAGAGTAGTACATGAGGTCCTTCCCTATCACGGGGTCGGGGAGACGCAGGGCCGAGCGCCGGGGTGCGGCCCGTTCGGCGGAACGGGCCGCACCCCGACCGGTCAGGGCGCGGACACTACTGCTGGTGGCATCCCTGGTTGATCAGCCCTGGCGGGTCGATGCCGGCGAACATGCCGCCGACCCCGAGGCCGGGGATGTTGGAGATGACGGAGGTCACGGCGGGGCCCCAGGGAGAGGTGGTGCTGATCCGACCGCCGAGACCGCCGGTCACACCACCGATGATCCCGTTGAAGGCGGCTTCGCCACCGGCCAGCCCCCAGTCGACCTTTCCGAGGCCTCCGTTGTCGTGCCATTGGGTGCCGACACTTGTGACGAAGCCGTCGGCTGCCCCGGAGACCGCGCCGGTCACCGCCGAGGCCGCGACGGTCGCACCGCACGGACCGCAGGCGCCGACCGCGGCACCGATGACCGCGCCGGCACCGGCGTCGATCGCGACATCTCCCCAGTTGATGTGACCGCTGGCCGCACCGCTGACGATGCCGCCAATGGCACCGGCCGCACCACCGATCACCGCGCCGATCAGCGCGGTGCACCATGGGAAGCACAGGCCGGTCCGGTCGGTGATGTTGACCGGACTGTCGTCGGTGTAGCCGTAGGCACTGTGGGT from Kitasatospora sp. NBC_01250 includes these protein-coding regions:
- a CDS encoding transglycosylase domain-containing protein: MSSSHSGSFVHKTKLTATFLGVSVVAGALTAGLALPAVGGLGLGAKSAVGDFNSLPDDFTTPPLSQASTIYDANGGVIATVFDRDRTVVPSDQISPLMKSALVDIEDNRFYQHGAIDVKGVLRALSSNASGGGTQGASTLTQQYVKNVFVEEAGNDSAAVQAAQAQDVGRKVKEMKYAIKVEQTLTKDQILTNYLNITFFGEQAYGIQAASQRYFGVDAKDLSLPQAALLAGLVQSPSGYDPIVNPKAAKERRDTVLKKMAQYGTITQAQADQAIATPVTLNVNKPNQGCITAQQGEGFFCDYVKNQVLNDPAFGASSADRAALWKRGGLQIHTTLDPTAQTALQKSVTGHVYATDKAATAMTIVQPGTGKIIAMGQSRPYGVNANQTQINYNVTKSMGGGIGFPTGSTFKPIVAAAALENGINPSQSYPSPYSMAWPKMKDCQGQGFRPAQVHNDATSLVGPFTMAPAMAQSVNTYFASLEADAGLCNVAQMTNKLGITQQAGNEPLQVVPAMALGSNDLTPLEMANVYATFAAHGTYCTPTAIASVTGPDGKPLNVPQSQCSQAMSATTADEITTMLKGVVQDGTGSPAGLTDRDSAGKTGTTNDSEQVWFVGYTPELAGATVVTDTDNPTSLDGQRIGGKYVDQAFGGTLSGPIWRDAMSGALQNTPPSSLASVPLP